The proteins below come from a single Arthrobacter sp. B1I2 genomic window:
- a CDS encoding ABC transporter substrate-binding protein, with protein sequence MKGKPMIRRRDFLSLSALTAFGLVLAGCDSESSSKADTSKARNGAMDSYKLGDTFKATVPLTYSFLFSDQPTYPYKKEWLLFTKMASDNNVTLDATVVPFADYTQKRSLLISSGKAPEIIAKTYPGEESAFVSSGAVLPVSDYVDLMPNFQDKIKKWKLEPEIAGLTQQDGKYYVLPGLHEELWPDYSLAFRKDILQKENLAEPKTWDEFRDVLRSLKKAHPDVVPFSDRFNGNSVLNIAGTAFGTLSGWGLVDGLAFNDSKKQFEFASSTPAFKDLLTYFNSLVSEGLMDPESFTQTDDSAIQKFTSGKSFVISANSQNIITYRTSMEQSLGKGNFTVGKITVPGGPAGNIIGGSRLENGIMLNSSVKDKDSFVALMQYIDWLFYSDAGQEFAKWGVQGTTYTKEGGKRVLAKDINFQGLNPAGTKDLRVDYGFSGGNFAYGGTTDLLQSTFDDEELAFQKAMKSKTPRPVSPPVPYSDADREQATLTLTPLKDHVKQNTLKFITGQRSLSEFDAYVKELDSKGMSKYVDLANKAYKSYADKK encoded by the coding sequence ATGAAAGGAAAGCCCATGATCCGCAGACGAGACTTCCTCAGCCTCTCAGCACTCACGGCCTTCGGCCTGGTGCTGGCAGGCTGTGACTCGGAATCCAGCAGTAAAGCCGATACCTCGAAAGCCCGCAACGGTGCCATGGACAGCTACAAGCTGGGGGACACGTTCAAGGCGACCGTCCCGCTCACTTACAGCTTCCTGTTCAGCGACCAGCCCACCTACCCCTATAAGAAGGAATGGCTGCTGTTCACCAAGATGGCCAGCGACAACAACGTCACCCTCGACGCCACGGTGGTGCCGTTCGCCGACTACACGCAGAAGCGCAGCCTGCTCATCAGCTCCGGAAAGGCTCCGGAGATCATCGCCAAGACCTATCCCGGCGAGGAATCGGCCTTCGTGTCCTCCGGCGCGGTGCTGCCGGTCAGCGACTACGTGGACCTGATGCCCAACTTCCAGGACAAGATCAAGAAGTGGAAGCTGGAGCCGGAAATCGCCGGTCTCACGCAGCAGGACGGCAAGTACTATGTGCTGCCGGGCCTGCATGAGGAGCTGTGGCCGGATTACTCCCTGGCGTTCCGGAAGGACATCCTGCAGAAGGAAAACCTTGCCGAACCCAAGACCTGGGACGAGTTCCGGGACGTCCTGCGCTCCCTGAAGAAGGCTCACCCGGACGTGGTGCCCTTCTCGGACCGCTTCAACGGCAACAGCGTGCTCAACATCGCCGGCACCGCCTTCGGTACCCTCTCCGGCTGGGGCCTGGTGGACGGCCTGGCGTTCAACGATTCCAAGAAGCAGTTCGAGTTCGCCTCCAGCACCCCGGCGTTCAAGGACCTGCTCACCTACTTTAACTCGCTTGTATCCGAGGGGTTGATGGATCCGGAAAGCTTCACCCAGACGGACGATTCGGCCATCCAGAAGTTCACCTCCGGCAAGTCGTTCGTGATCAGCGCCAACTCGCAGAACATCATCACGTACCGCACGTCCATGGAGCAGTCCTTGGGCAAGGGCAATTTCACCGTCGGCAAGATTACGGTTCCGGGCGGCCCCGCAGGCAACATCATTGGCGGGTCGCGGCTGGAGAACGGCATCATGCTGAACTCGTCCGTGAAGGACAAGGACAGCTTTGTGGCGCTGATGCAGTACATCGACTGGCTGTTCTACAGCGACGCGGGGCAGGAGTTCGCCAAGTGGGGCGTGCAGGGCACAACTTACACCAAGGAAGGCGGCAAGCGGGTCCTGGCCAAGGACATTAACTTCCAGGGCCTGAACCCGGCCGGCACCAAGGACCTGCGGGTGGACTACGGCTTCTCCGGCGGCAACTTTGCCTACGGTGGCACCACGGACCTGCTGCAGTCCACCTTCGATGATGAGGAGCTGGCGTTCCAGAAGGCCATGAAGAGCAAGACCCCCCGGCCCGTCTCGCCGCCCGTACCCTACAGCGACGCGGACCGTGAGCAGGCCACCCTGACGCTGACCCCGCTGAAGGACCACGTCAAGCAGAACACCCTGAAGTTCATCACCGGGCAGCGCAGCCTCAGCGAGTTCGACGCCTACGTCAAGGAGCTCGACAGCAAGGGCATGTCCAAGTACGTAGACTTGGCCAACAAGGCGTACAAGTCTTACGCGGACAAGAAGTAG
- a CDS encoding carbohydrate ABC transporter permease, which produces MKVSRGMRVFRVANLVFLLVVVFLTLYPFLNILAQSFSSEGFINAGQVNLFPMGFNIETYKLILADSTFWRNYGNTVLYTVVATAISMVLTTSFAYAIAKKDLKGRSVFIGIAVFTMFFNGGLIPNYVLISSLGLRDTLWAVVLPNAISVFNLLIMKSFFENMPRELEEAAAIDGLTQYGVLFKVVLPLSKAIVATMVLFYAVANWNSWFQAFLYLDKPELFPVTIYLRNMIAGVTTAGSAGGTTENMGQIAANIQSVTIVLTVIPILCIYPFVQKYFFSGVMLGSVKE; this is translated from the coding sequence ATGAAGGTCTCACGCGGCATGCGGGTGTTCAGGGTGGCCAACCTGGTGTTCCTGCTGGTGGTGGTGTTCCTGACCCTGTACCCGTTCCTGAATATCCTGGCCCAGAGCTTTTCCAGCGAAGGCTTCATCAACGCCGGGCAGGTCAACCTGTTCCCGATGGGCTTCAATATTGAGACCTACAAGTTGATCCTCGCTGATTCGACGTTCTGGCGTAACTACGGCAACACAGTCCTGTATACGGTGGTGGCCACGGCCATCTCCATGGTGCTCACCACGTCCTTCGCCTACGCCATCGCCAAGAAGGACCTGAAGGGCCGCAGCGTGTTCATCGGCATCGCCGTGTTCACCATGTTCTTCAACGGCGGTCTGATCCCCAACTACGTGCTCATCAGCTCGCTGGGCCTGCGGGACACGCTGTGGGCCGTGGTGCTGCCGAACGCCATCAGCGTCTTCAACCTGCTCATCATGAAGTCGTTTTTCGAGAACATGCCGCGCGAGCTGGAGGAAGCCGCCGCCATCGACGGCCTCACCCAGTACGGGGTCCTGTTCAAGGTGGTCCTGCCGTTGAGCAAGGCCATCGTTGCCACCATGGTGCTCTTCTACGCCGTCGCCAACTGGAACTCCTGGTTCCAGGCGTTCCTCTACCTGGACAAGCCGGAACTGTTCCCGGTGACCATCTACCTGCGCAACATGATCGCCGGGGTCACCACGGCGGGCTCGGCCGGCGGCACCACGGAGAACATGGGCCAGATCGCCGCGAACATCCAGTCAGTGACCATCGTCCTCACCGTCATTCCCATCCTGTGCATCTACCCCTTTGTGCAGAAGTACTTTTTCTCGGGCGTCATGCTCGGTTCCGTCAAGGAATAA
- a CDS encoding ABC transporter permease translates to MAMRLDIPPEAVTPDPPGTRGKPRNKPNGWKLALKRDWRLYTLVLLPLAYFAVFRYLPMVGNVIAFRQFQPGGNIFGEKWVGLKYVTLFINDPSFWQAFQNTVILGVLTLLFCFPMPIIFALLLNELRSQKFKKLIQTVTYLPHFMSVVIIAGMILQNFSMTGTVNQIGHTLFGTTVNFTQEAAWFRPMYISSEVWQTMGWGAILYLAALTRVDESLYEAARIDGANRWQQTWHVTLPAIRPTIITLLILNIGTFMAVGFEKILLIYNPLNYATSDVISTYLYRVGLESSNFSYAAAIGMFESVIGLTLILSSNAISKRLAGTSLW, encoded by the coding sequence ATGGCCATGCGACTGGATATTCCTCCCGAGGCGGTCACCCCTGACCCGCCTGGCACCAGGGGAAAACCACGGAACAAGCCCAACGGCTGGAAACTGGCGCTTAAGCGGGACTGGCGCCTCTACACGCTGGTGCTGCTGCCGCTGGCCTACTTCGCGGTGTTCCGCTACCTGCCCATGGTCGGCAACGTCATAGCCTTCCGGCAGTTCCAGCCGGGCGGCAACATCTTCGGTGAGAAGTGGGTGGGGCTCAAGTACGTCACGCTGTTCATCAACGATCCCAGCTTCTGGCAGGCGTTCCAGAACACCGTCATCCTGGGCGTGCTCACGCTGCTGTTCTGCTTCCCCATGCCCATCATCTTTGCCTTGCTGCTGAACGAGCTGCGCTCGCAGAAGTTCAAGAAGCTCATCCAGACGGTGACGTACCTGCCGCACTTCATGTCCGTGGTGATCATCGCCGGCATGATCCTGCAGAACTTTTCCATGACCGGCACGGTGAACCAGATCGGCCACACCCTGTTCGGCACCACGGTGAACTTCACCCAGGAGGCCGCCTGGTTCCGGCCCATGTACATCAGCTCCGAGGTGTGGCAGACCATGGGCTGGGGTGCCATCCTCTACCTCGCCGCGCTGACCCGGGTGGACGAATCGCTGTATGAGGCGGCCCGGATCGACGGGGCCAACCGCTGGCAGCAGACCTGGCACGTGACGCTGCCCGCCATCCGGCCCACTATCATCACGCTGCTGATCCTGAATATCGGCACGTTCATGGCCGTGGGCTTCGAGAAGATCCTCCTGATCTACAACCCGCTCAACTACGCGACCTCCGACGTCATCTCCACCTACCTGTACCGGGTGGGCCTGGAGTCCAGCAACTTCAGCTACGCGGCCGCGATCGGGATGTTCGAATCCGTCATCGGCCTCACGCTGATCCTCTCCTCGAACGCCATATCCAAGCGGCTCGCAGGAACGAGCCTGTGGTGA
- a CDS encoding beta-galactosidase: MTGEQSTSTPEHRLKRLHERLGGIAYGGDYNPEQWPREVWEEDVRLMKDAGVNLVTLAVFSWSRLETADGVYDFAWLDDIMDLLHANGIGVDLATPDAVPPAWLIAQHPDILPVLADGSTFGFGSRQHFDVSHPAYREKSLAMAEKMGERYAGHPALCMWHVNNEYGPVSYGPHADRAFREWLQKKYSSLEDLNRAWSTDVWGQVYSDWAQVNAPAQPRTWSNPSRRLDFHRFTSDSMLEHYKAERDILRRYTPDLPIVTNFMRFYKNNDYWAWAAEEDAAALDIYPDPREEDAHVAAGLNFDLMRSLRKGQPWLVMEQATAAVSQWSVNVSKLPGKMRLGSYQAIAQGADSILFFQWRQARGGTERFHSGMVNHAGPNTRVFREVCELGRELKGLAGITGTRSAAKVAMVFDWDCWWALELGNSPRSDLNYPQEVLRLYRPFFDANIPVDFVDTKADLDQYSMVVLPATYLLSDEAAQRIEDYVSGGGRLVASYLSGIVDPDNTIRLGGYPGALRNVLGAWSEEMHPLAGEGEEVKLLTADGGTASAEYWTEHLHATTADVLATYASGRLAGSPAVTRNTFGGGTAVYLSARVDSVFLQELLAAERAAAGIRPELDAPLAVQVRRRTGNGRSYLLVLNHNDAPARLDVKAGGTDRLTGNTIHGTVELPANGVLVLEESVSAEFPR; encoded by the coding sequence ATGACCGGCGAGCAAAGCACCAGCACCCCGGAACACCGCCTCAAACGCCTCCACGAACGCCTGGGCGGCATCGCCTATGGCGGTGACTACAACCCGGAACAGTGGCCCCGCGAGGTGTGGGAAGAGGACGTACGGCTCATGAAGGACGCCGGGGTTAACCTGGTCACCCTGGCCGTCTTTTCCTGGAGCCGGCTCGAAACCGCGGACGGGGTCTACGACTTCGCCTGGCTGGACGACATCATGGACCTGCTGCACGCCAACGGCATCGGGGTGGACCTGGCTACGCCGGACGCTGTTCCTCCGGCCTGGCTTATCGCACAGCACCCGGACATCCTCCCGGTCCTGGCCGACGGCTCCACCTTCGGTTTCGGATCCCGCCAGCACTTCGACGTCTCCCACCCCGCCTACCGGGAGAAGTCGCTGGCCATGGCGGAGAAAATGGGGGAGCGCTACGCCGGCCACCCGGCACTGTGCATGTGGCACGTGAACAACGAATACGGCCCCGTCTCCTACGGCCCGCACGCGGACCGGGCGTTCCGGGAATGGCTGCAGAAAAAGTACAGCAGCCTGGAGGACCTCAACCGGGCGTGGAGCACGGACGTCTGGGGGCAGGTCTACTCCGACTGGGCCCAGGTTAACGCCCCCGCCCAACCCCGCACCTGGTCCAACCCCTCCCGGCGCCTGGACTTCCATCGGTTCACCTCGGACAGCATGCTGGAGCACTACAAGGCCGAGCGGGACATCCTGCGCCGGTACACCCCGGACCTGCCCATCGTCACGAACTTCATGCGCTTCTATAAGAACAACGACTACTGGGCCTGGGCAGCCGAGGAGGACGCCGCCGCCCTGGACATTTACCCGGATCCGCGTGAAGAGGATGCCCATGTGGCGGCCGGCCTCAACTTCGACCTGATGCGCTCCCTGCGGAAAGGGCAGCCCTGGCTGGTGATGGAACAGGCCACCGCCGCGGTCAGCCAGTGGTCAGTCAACGTCTCAAAGCTCCCCGGCAAGATGCGCCTCGGCTCCTACCAGGCCATCGCCCAGGGCGCCGATTCCATTCTTTTCTTCCAGTGGCGCCAGGCCCGCGGCGGCACTGAGCGCTTCCATTCCGGCATGGTCAACCACGCCGGCCCCAACACCCGGGTCTTCCGCGAAGTCTGCGAACTGGGCCGGGAGTTGAAGGGCCTGGCCGGCATCACCGGCACGCGCTCGGCCGCGAAAGTGGCGATGGTCTTTGACTGGGACTGCTGGTGGGCCCTGGAACTCGGCAACTCCCCGCGCTCGGACCTGAACTATCCGCAGGAAGTCCTCCGCCTTTACCGGCCGTTCTTCGACGCCAACATTCCCGTCGACTTCGTGGACACCAAGGCCGACCTTGACCAGTACAGCATGGTGGTCCTGCCTGCCACCTACCTCCTTTCCGACGAAGCGGCGCAGCGGATCGAAGACTACGTCTCCGGCGGCGGCCGACTGGTGGCCAGCTACCTCTCCGGCATCGTGGACCCGGACAACACCATCCGCCTGGGCGGCTACCCGGGCGCCCTCCGGAACGTCCTGGGCGCGTGGAGCGAGGAGATGCATCCGCTCGCCGGTGAAGGAGAGGAAGTAAAGCTTCTAACGGCCGACGGCGGCACGGCCTCCGCTGAATACTGGACCGAGCACCTGCACGCCACCACGGCGGATGTCCTGGCCACCTATGCCTCCGGCCGGCTGGCCGGCTCACCCGCGGTCACCCGCAACACCTTCGGCGGCGGCACAGCGGTCTACCTCTCCGCCCGCGTGGACAGCGTTTTCCTTCAGGAACTGCTCGCCGCGGAACGGGCCGCTGCCGGGATCCGCCCGGAACTGGACGCCCCGCTGGCAGTCCAGGTCCGCCGTCGTACGGGCAACGGACGCAGCTATCTGCTGGTCCTCAACCACAACGACGCACCTGCCCGGCTGGACGTCAAGGCCGGCGGCACGGACCGGCTCACCGGCAACACCATCCACGGGACGGTCGAGCTTCCGGCTAACGGAGTCCTGGTGCTCGAAGAATCCGTCTCCGCAGAATTCCCCAGATAG
- a CDS encoding SOUL family heme-binding protein, translating into MTEQQPYELIRRYPHFELRWYPAYAVAEVAVSTAFDRAGNAAFRYLFNYISGNNTARRKLAMTAPVIQESGPPQKLAMTAPVLQRGPLPGADGPAEFVVGFVLPAGVTADTAPAPTDPRVSVRGVPASPAAAMSFSGSGSAAAFQRHNTGLQAALELAGLTPVGAPRFARFDPPFKPWFLRRNEVIQDVADPASADGAPRS; encoded by the coding sequence ATGACTGAACAGCAGCCTTATGAATTGATCCGGCGTTATCCGCACTTCGAGCTGCGCTGGTATCCGGCGTACGCCGTAGCTGAAGTGGCAGTCTCCACAGCCTTCGACCGCGCCGGAAACGCCGCCTTCCGGTACCTGTTCAATTACATCAGCGGCAACAACACGGCCCGCCGCAAGCTGGCCATGACCGCGCCGGTCATCCAGGAGTCCGGGCCGCCGCAGAAGCTGGCCATGACTGCCCCCGTGCTGCAGCGTGGGCCGTTGCCCGGCGCGGACGGTCCCGCCGAATTCGTTGTCGGTTTTGTGCTCCCCGCCGGCGTCACTGCTGACACGGCTCCGGCCCCCACCGATCCCAGGGTCAGCGTGCGGGGCGTTCCGGCGTCTCCTGCCGCCGCCATGAGCTTCTCGGGGAGCGGCTCTGCGGCGGCATTCCAGCGGCATAACACCGGGCTGCAGGCGGCTTTGGAACTGGCCGGGCTGACGCCGGTGGGTGCGCCGCGGTTTGCCCGGTTCGACCCGCCGTTCAAGCCGTGGTTCCTGCGCCGCAATGAGGTCATTCAGGACGTGGCGGATCCGGCCTCGGCAGACGGAGCGCCCCGCTCCTGA
- a CDS encoding DUF3592 domain-containing protein — protein MTGRRIDGTRKPWLSWKEKLNLAVTALVICLGPILVGVGSFMIDADEELAGTGAQAAGTIVHFDDVTKASERRIRVEFTTADGAPHRTFAAVDHDQHPVVGSDVTVIYAEDDAGRAVVLGYESDGVWFRGVGVVLTVLFGSIALLAFLVVGIAALRARIRKRATKQVV, from the coding sequence GTGACTGGGCGCAGAATTGACGGGACCCGAAAACCTTGGTTGTCGTGGAAGGAAAAACTGAACCTGGCCGTGACCGCCCTGGTCATCTGCCTGGGCCCAATCCTGGTTGGCGTGGGCAGTTTCATGATTGACGCGGATGAGGAGCTTGCCGGGACGGGCGCCCAGGCCGCCGGAACGATCGTCCACTTCGACGATGTCACCAAGGCTTCCGAGCGCAGGATAAGAGTCGAATTCACGACGGCGGACGGGGCGCCCCACCGGACTTTCGCGGCGGTGGACCACGATCAACATCCCGTCGTGGGCAGTGACGTCACAGTCATTTATGCCGAAGATGATGCCGGCAGGGCCGTCGTGCTGGGATATGAGAGCGACGGCGTGTGGTTCCGCGGAGTGGGCGTTGTCCTGACTGTCCTTTTTGGTTCCATTGCCCTCCTCGCCTTCCTTGTGGTTGGTATCGCCGCTCTCCGTGCAAGGATCCGGAAGCGCGCCACGAAGCAAGTGGTCTGA
- a CDS encoding MarR family winged helix-turn-helix transcriptional regulator: MSPTQTKNKAIADPAAPDTLAIDLRTAVMRTSRRLRVEATGDIITPGQYTVLALLSGSGPSTLRALAESEHVQAPSMTRIVNALADQGFVTRNADPGDGRQVRVDITDAGRTVLAAARNQRTAWLAQRVAGLSEEDRLILSRAAGIMQEMSGK; the protein is encoded by the coding sequence ATGTCCCCTACCCAAACGAAAAACAAGGCAATCGCAGACCCCGCGGCCCCCGACACCCTCGCCATCGATCTCCGCACCGCCGTGATGCGCACTTCCAGGCGGCTCCGTGTCGAGGCAACCGGCGACATCATCACCCCCGGCCAGTACACCGTCCTGGCCTTGCTGAGCGGGAGCGGTCCCAGCACGCTGCGCGCGCTTGCCGAGAGTGAGCACGTCCAGGCACCGTCCATGACCAGGATCGTCAATGCGCTCGCCGACCAGGGCTTCGTCACCAGGAACGCGGATCCCGGCGACGGCCGGCAGGTCCGCGTGGATATCACCGATGCCGGCAGGACGGTCCTCGCGGCAGCCCGGAACCAGCGGACGGCCTGGCTGGCCCAGCGCGTGGCCGGGCTCAGCGAGGAAGATCGGCTCATCCTCAGCCGGGCGGCCGGCATCATGCAGGAAATGAGCGGCAAATGA
- a CDS encoding MFS transporter codes for MSAMFRALENPNYRIWASGAIVSNIGTWMQRVAQDWLVLTVLTDHSGAAVGLTTGLQFLPMLLFGPYGGVLADRYRKRIILMWTQLAMAFTGLAIGLLVVTGTAQLWHAYVAAFCLGVASAVDAPARQAFVSELVGQDNISNAVALNSASFNTARLTGPAIAGVLIAWVGTGPVFLLNAASFAAVLVSLFRIRTTQPAPVAKGQRNKHQVAEGVRYVRRRPDLMLIMVLVGILGAFGMNFPVINSLMATTEFKMGPSEFGLLGSIMAVGTLAGALLAARRARPRLRFLLGGALGLGIFTILGSLAPSFWAYAAILIPVGLASITFLNNCNTSIQLSVEPQFRGRVLALYLAVLQGGTALGSPLVGWIGSQFGARWSVATGGIVVLLAGVAAVIAVTRRNRLTLRGALRMALGRREPAV; via the coding sequence ATGAGCGCGATGTTCCGTGCCCTGGAGAACCCCAACTACCGCATCTGGGCCAGCGGCGCCATCGTCTCCAACATCGGCACCTGGATGCAGCGCGTGGCCCAGGACTGGTTGGTCCTGACCGTCCTCACCGACCACTCGGGCGCCGCCGTCGGCCTCACCACCGGCCTGCAGTTCCTGCCCATGCTGCTGTTCGGCCCGTACGGCGGCGTCCTGGCGGACCGGTACCGAAAGCGCATCATCCTTATGTGGACGCAGCTGGCCATGGCGTTCACCGGCCTGGCCATCGGCCTTTTGGTGGTAACCGGCACCGCCCAACTCTGGCATGCGTACGTGGCGGCCTTCTGCCTGGGCGTTGCCAGTGCAGTGGATGCGCCCGCGCGCCAGGCTTTCGTCTCGGAACTGGTGGGGCAGGACAACATCTCCAACGCCGTGGCATTGAACTCCGCGTCCTTCAACACGGCCCGGCTCACCGGCCCGGCCATCGCCGGGGTACTCATCGCCTGGGTGGGTACCGGCCCGGTGTTCCTGCTCAATGCTGCGAGCTTCGCGGCCGTCCTGGTCTCGCTGTTCAGGATCCGCACCACCCAGCCCGCCCCGGTGGCAAAGGGCCAGCGGAACAAGCACCAGGTGGCCGAGGGTGTCCGTTATGTACGCCGCAGGCCCGACCTGATGCTGATCATGGTCCTGGTGGGCATCCTGGGCGCGTTCGGCATGAACTTCCCGGTCATCAACTCACTGATGGCCACCACCGAGTTCAAAATGGGCCCCAGTGAGTTCGGGCTGCTCGGCTCGATCATGGCGGTGGGCACCCTGGCCGGCGCCCTTCTCGCGGCGCGCCGGGCGCGTCCGCGGCTGAGGTTCCTGCTGGGCGGGGCGCTGGGGCTGGGTATCTTCACGATCCTGGGCAGCCTGGCACCGTCCTTCTGGGCCTACGCCGCCATCCTGATCCCCGTCGGACTGGCGTCCATCACCTTCCTGAACAACTGCAACACCAGCATTCAGCTTTCCGTGGAACCGCAATTCCGCGGCCGCGTACTGGCCCTGTACCTGGCCGTCCTGCAGGGCGGCACCGCCCTGGGTTCGCCGCTGGTCGGGTGGATCGGGAGCCAGTTCGGCGCCCGCTGGTCCGTGGCCACCGGCGGGATCGTGGTCCTGCTTGCAGGTGTTGCGGCCGTCATCGCGGTCACCAGGCGGAACCGGCTCACGCTGCGCGGCGCGTTGCGGATGGCACTGGGCCGGCGCGAGCCTGCCGTCTGA
- a CDS encoding VOC family protein has product MLKDMELMAVLPAKDIDRAREFYRDKLGLEPVQTIEGDNLIYRCGKGTGFLLYRTDNAGSAKNTQMAWGVDDVDKEVEELRGRGVVFEDYDMPGLKTENGIATMEGMGKGAWFIDSEGNILNISSIPA; this is encoded by the coding sequence ATGCTCAAGGATATGGAACTCATGGCTGTGCTGCCGGCTAAGGATATTGACCGGGCGCGGGAGTTTTACCGGGACAAGTTGGGACTGGAACCTGTCCAGACCATCGAAGGCGACAACCTGATTTACCGCTGTGGCAAGGGAACCGGCTTCCTGCTCTACCGGACGGACAACGCCGGTTCCGCCAAGAACACCCAGATGGCATGGGGTGTCGATGACGTGGACAAGGAAGTGGAAGAGCTGCGGGGCCGCGGCGTTGTTTTCGAAGACTACGACATGCCCGGCCTGAAGACCGAGAACGGCATCGCCACCATGGAAGGCATGGGTAAGGGTGCCTGGTTCATTGACAGCGAGGGCAACATCCTGAACATTTCCTCGATCCCGGCCTGA